From the genome of Salarias fasciatus chromosome 22, fSalaFa1.1, whole genome shotgun sequence:
ATGCATCAAACATAAAATGGTATATTGTTGTGCGTTGGGATACGGGGGCTCTGGAGGACTCCAGGAGATGGCATAGCTACCTTCCACTACTCTTCACAGGTTGGACACAAGACTCTGCACTCGAGTTCACTGCTTTCCACACTGCGGTTTTGGCCATTTCATCAGAGATATTTACAACCAAGGGGTCAGACTCAGGACTACATGCcaaaatgcaaaacacacacgcacaaacataaagacagagagaagacaggCATGTAGACGTCAAATCGTGGGAGAGGTTCGGTGCAGGACAGTTCAAACGAGcagacacaaacatgcacatacatcagagattaaaaaaaacaaatcaacagcACGGAACAATTGACCAGACAGAAACAAAATATCCCGTGTTAATATGTGCTACGTTACTCTGGCGTTTTAGGCAAAAAGGCATTTGCTGAGTGGATTTGTGCTGACGTCGTTAGTTCGTAAAATGAGAACTCACTTATTTCAACAAGAACATCTCTATCACAGACTATTTAATATCCAGCATGAAGAAAACTTCATACAAAGCGGTGTGCTTTAGAAGCCAGTTATTTTAATGAGTTATTTTAATGGCCATGCGCTGACTGTGCGAGTGACAGTGAGTGGAGTTAATCTGCAGCCATGTGGGTCAGATGTTTGGCATCAGACACACACCCTGCTACCTCGTCTTCCACGGGGAGGCTGTGGGTCACTACTCCTATTCTGTATGATCTGTTCAAGACGGACATAATGACACAGAGCTGACCACCACTTCAAGTTGTACATGACAACAGGATGCATGAATATTTACTGTGAGGTGTGTCTACATTTGCTTTCAGCGCTCTGGACCTGCTGTCTGGAGCATTTCATCCACAGAAGCTTTAATAAGGGAAGTTTGGaatgtttatatttacattcaTGAGGGATTTTAGGGAGtcaaattttattttcttccacCAGACATAGACTTCACACCTCACTCAACGTTTAACATCAATTTCTGCATTTCATCACAGCGTTACTGCGAGACTGGCTGCACCACGTACCTCCCTGAGAGTGTTTTCACTGGGATGTCCAGACGGTTTGATGCTTCAAAGTCGACCTTCAGtcccatttcctcctcctcctcctgaagtctggactcctcctcctggagtGACGGAGGATTGAAATCATTCATCACGGAGCAGTTTGAACTGCACCGAGGACATTTGTGACTTATGGTTTTAGGAGAACTTTACTATATGAGATATTATAGTGGGTTAATTGTGACATTATGTTTATTGACGGTCATGATTCAAAATCATAGACACAGCTACTGCGAAATCTACAACAGTCAGAACAGGTTGAAATACAAAGTGTAAAAATTGAATGATTTCTTTTACCAGCTTTTCACGTGCTTTTATCTTGTTGTcgtcctccttcttctttttgctcTCTGGCATCAAGTCATCGAGCCAACTCAGCTCTCTCTTTGTAAAGATTAAGTCCAGAAGCTTTCGGACGAACACCAGCGCCAAGACCTGAAGACAGAGATAAACAAGTTGCTTCCACTTCACCACTGTGTGGCTTTTTCAGTCTTCATTTGACATATTATATacatacttctttttttttaaaacattgttaCTCCTGCACCGTTTATTAACCCATTTTGCGTGGAAGCATTGAAACGATAAACCCAGTGAGAGAGTCATTACCATCATTGGGAACACGACGGCTGCGGCGGAGGCCTTGATGATCCAGAGCAGAACCAAGCAGGTGAGCTGCACCAAGGTGAAGATGTGAACCTTCCACAGCGGCACGTAGCGCAGGTAGATCAGGTCCGGCTGGTGCTTGGCAGGCATGCCAAACAGCTTGATTCTGTCAAAGAACTGAAGAGAAAAGGGAGAGTGAGAAATGCTTAAAAAAGTCCAGAGACATGAATAAAAAGCAGAGGCGGGATGAAGGGGGGGAAAGGAGAACATGtaattcattatttaaaaaaggaaaagcttgtAAAGATATTGAATTTCCATCAAAGGTCTGTAACGGCGGGAGGCAAACTGATCATCACTAACAGCTCATGGCCGCTGCTCTGCTTCGAATAAAAGGGATGATTATCTTCAAAGACGGGCAGACCAGAGACTTACTTGAATGCCTTTGAGGGATGAGACACCCATGTAGAGGAAGACTCCATACAGGACGGGCATGGGAATGAACTGTTGGGAGCAAATCAATTCAGGAAATAAGTGCACAAAAGCATTTGTTACAAGTTCCAGAATTATAAAACATCCAGACAGATATTGtcacttcttttgttttcctggaATCAAAGTAATTGACTGCCTGGATATTTACATTACAGATTAACAATATGCCATCTCACCTTGAGCGCGGATGTCATGAAAACGGAACAACCCATGAGAACAAAGATCATGAATCCAGTGACGCGCTGCTCTCGGATGCCCAGAAACTTGGGCTGCTCTCCTGGCGCGGAGCAGCCGGACTCCACCTTCAGGCTGTTGACGTGGGAGATGGAGAGGACGGTAGCGGCCACGAACCACGGCAGGCCCATGATGGAGCACACCCCCAGCATGACGGACACgaccagcaggtccaggtgATAGCCGCAGCCTTTCTGTAAAGCAAGCAGGAAAACCAGTCCAGTCAGTCTGAACAGAAGCTCAAGTCTCTCTGGAGAAAATGTGGGgaaacagtgtataaaaaaaaaaacaaaaacaaaacagaaataccATGTTGAGGACCACAACAATCAAACAACACAATTATTCATAAGTTTTATCATCTTTGTCTAAAACAATAAGCGGGGTCTGACCTTAAGTTTGTGCTCTTTGCGGTTAATGATGACTGCAGTGATCTGCTGATCCATAAAGATCAGGATCGTGCAGAGCAGCGCAGGAAGTGCTGCCACCAGCAGCGTCCACCAGGGATTCTCCCCCAGCGGGTCGATCAGCCAGCCTCTGTGCTTTGAAGTCGGCTGCAAAATAACAGCTTTTGCACTTTACTGCGTAAAGCATCTGATGCATTGTTCCTTGAGATTTTCTTTCAATGTTAATGTAGTAAATGAACAAACACAGTACCTCGAAGCGATCAGGAACATTCAGTTTAGGGGAAGGGATCCCCATCAAGTAGTCAACCAACACCATGATCATGATGGTTATGAATACAGCAAAGTCACTGATAGTTGAGCGCACCtgggcgacacacacacaaaacacacagggtCAAAGCAGGAAGCTGGACGTTGGTATTCGACAAGGGCAATCTGTTCCCACTTATAAATGTATTCCTACACCGGATCGCTCATAAAAGCTGCATCACCGCTACGACATTCTTACCGTTGGTCAAACAAGATACACCAAAGTCACATTACACTTTGGTCAACAGTACAATACAGCAACAATTTGCACAACACGAACACCTGCCTACACAAAGTGATAGCTGGCTAGCTGGTGCTGCGTGGGAGGATGCAAGAAGAGCTTTTCTTTCAGCAAATGGGTTCATTGCTGAATACTAATGACTGATGCAAGGTAAACATTTACACAGCATGACAAGCTTTTGGCTGGATCGCTCCACCACATCTGCAAGGTTTCGGGTGCCGTTTCTGCAGCCTTTTACCAGGAGGAGTAGCCGACGCAAACTTACCTTGGTGGGAAAATATCTTTCAGTCTTGAACTGCTTTAggaatgaagacagaaaaaaggtgGTGAAGAAGAGAATGATGGACCAGAAGAGAACGTCTGGGATGTAGGGCCCGTgatgaccgcaggctgaacCCACAAATTCCCCTTGGAGGACTTTACACATCTGTAGAATGAAGAGGATGTGGTTATATTTCAGTGATTTGGGTTTTATTTAGAAGAACTGTTGCTGCTGTCCCTGTTTGTCCAGCTGACTGGGTAATTTCACTGACCTGACATGTCCTGCAAATGTGACTGTGGCTGTAATTACTGTCTGCtacactagatgtcactgtctGCCAGCCTCACCGACACGTTGAGATCGCTCCATGGGATGGAGTCTTCGCTGTAGCCTGTTCGGTTCCAGTGCTGCAGGAGCTTCGTTGAAACGTTGGCTGGTGGGGAGCACTGACATCTGgggacaagaaaaacaaagcagcgtGCACAGAAAGGTTTGTTTTAGGTGAACTCAAAACACTGGTATGGTTGATCTTTTAGCACCGGTTTGCACTGCGGGGTATTGGAGCTGCTCGAAGGCAGAGGCAGGTTTTCAGTCCGTCGCAAAGCGAACGCACCAACATTCAGACTCGTTGGCAACTCAGAGTCGAAAATTAGGATCAAATGTAGGTTCCTGGACTGTGGGGGGGAAACTGGAGTCGGGTTAGTAGGTGggtaaccctaaccctattTCAAGCCTACGTGCAAACTATAAACAGAAAGGCACCCAAACCCTGTAACCCTGATGTGAGAGTACTCACGAATACAGGGTGAGGTTGTCCAAGTTGTTGTGCATATTGATGGGGTAGTGTTCTCCCAGGTGGAAGAGCTTCTCCAGGGCCTCGTAGATAAAGATGATACAGATGAGGGCTGCGAAGGCCTCCTCCGTGAAGCGGGTGATGTAGCAGACCAGCGAGCTGGCGTCTGTGGCCACCAGGACAAGACACAGGAAGGCCGTCCACAGACCGATGCTGGTCCGCAGAGACAGGTAGGAGAGGTGGTAGTCCCTGGGAAAGAAGAATCGAGGATCACATAGAGGAACAGGAGGAGTTAACACACGAATATCAGAGTCCATTTCAACTGAACTTACCTGCAAAACTTGAACAGGATCTTCTCAAACACTAATACAGGCCCCGTGCTGCCGAGTATAGTGAGGGGCTGGCCTGCAAAGAGTGAGTATGCCACTCCAGTCAGTGACGCTCCGAACAGAGACTCTATGGCACTCTatagagacagaggagagggacggagagaggGAATAAAAACGGGTGGTCTGGGAAGGTGAAGCCACACAACGGAGGATAGAGAAGGAAAGGCTGAAGGAggaacagacagaggagacCCTCGGCCAGGACACGGAGAGTTTTGATTAAACAGACATTCTGAGCTGCGGTTTGAGAGGCTAAATAAACATTCGAAATGTTTCCACTCAGCTAACTTTTCCCCGAGCATATCTGTGCGTAGCCTGTTGCCTGCTGAGTTTACTTAgtcacatcacacacaccaggacacagACTATGGCTGTGCCAACAGTTCCTGGCCTAGTAAGGACATCTGGATAGAAGGGAGAGAAtaccagagagagaaagggagcgATACAGAGAGATGCTACTGTGAACAGCCAGCAGTGGGCTCCATGTTAGCAATAAAGAGCGATGACACTAAAGaaataattttgaaatgttttacattGATCAGTTATAATCAAATGTATTTCTTCTTACAAAACAcagcatattaaaaaaaaaaggttcttctCAATCCTTGTCATCAGTAACACAGAGTCAAAGTACAGCGACCGTCTTAATTTCTATTTGTTTTATCATAATACACAAAAAATACTGGAAGGCTGAGTTTTGCATTGAGTTTGAAGAGTTGAGCTTCAGGACTCACTATGTTGCCTTTTGTAGCTTCTCCCAGCAGACCTCCGAACGTGATGACAGGTGACATGCAGGCACAGTACAGGAAGAGGATCGAGGCGAGACACTGCAGACTGAGTGAGTCCCTAATGTCACTCCAGTAGAAGGGGGCCTTCCGCTTGATGTCCATGATCAGACCGCCAAAAATCCTGAAAGTAGAGAGAGGAAGATTCCATTATGCACAATGTGAAACTATTTACCAATCATGACTGAAATCATTTATTAAAGCCGATCTGCTGTTAAAACCCTAACCCCGAAAATTACCCTTTTTACATGTTATTTgtatgtgatttttttgtttgttttgtttttatggttGATATTATGGCCAAAAAACAAATTACTTTAAAGGAGGAAAAGCTGGTCCTCATTGAAATATCACTGAAAAATGGCGTTTGGCTCAGTCCGTCTCAGTGCGTCTGCGTCTCTCTCATTTCACTTTGCCTTTGAGGGATTCTATTTTTGAAATCCATTTCTCACCTagtgtttctttcctctttttactGACACCTGCCTAACAGCAATGCTGGGAGAGCCGTTTCCTCTCCCCCCGCCTCAAGTGCTCACCTCCACTAGCCCTGCTGCATTTTTCATGGAGTCCATGTTCTTGGTGGCTTTCTTTACATTAGCTTTCCAAACTTCCACAGAACACAGGCCTTTCATGTTAGCTGTGAAAACGTGACTGAATCTGTAAATATTGCAGTGCCTTCTGATAGATGtggtatgcgtgtgtgtgtgagtgtgcgcgcGTCTGAGGTTTCAAATAAACACAGTCTCTTCAGTGTGTGGCCTGGGCTCCAGAGACACAGCATCACTTATCCATAAATGTCAACATCGAAGAGcagagcagtggttagcactcagAGCAAGACAGTTCCCAGTCTGATTCCAGGTTGAACTTAGCAAACCTGGGGCCTCTCtgtttgcaatttgcatgtttttcctgtgcaatTCACTGTAGTTTTCAACGAAAATCCAAAACAAGGCAACCTGTTCAAGATGTACCCTGTCTTTACCCAGAGTCAGTCTGGGATGGGCTTCTGAATCTTGCAACTCAGGTTTATGTAATAGAGAAGATGGACGgtgaagacagacagaaagacatcCACTCAACCACGATTTCACCTTATGAAGTTTCGCAATTTAAAAattttctctcactttcttttttgGTATGTGAAGCCCCTCAGAGAGATTGATTCAAAAGTCATGTCAATTACATCTAATATGTAATTTCCCCAAAAATATGCTGTAAAATGCcataaaatgttttgaaactCGACCTTCCAGTCCTCTGCAACTCGGGCCCAACATGATGGTCGTCCTCTTTTTCCAGCTCTCCAGCAGGAGATGTGGTGCCGTTGGGCTGGGAtggcctcttcctcttcatctgcgGGTCAAGGGTATTCGGATGTGTTACTGCAGTGCAGTGTTCTGCATTTTAGTGTCTTTGTGGTCGTGAAGAATTAAATCCTTACAGATTTAAAGTGATTATAACTGCATAGATTAAAATGTATAATCAAGAATCTCACCCAGACAGAGGAAAGTCATGGAACTGGACCAGATTTCTATCCACCAAATAAACTCTGATAAAGTTACATTCTATAGTTTGTATTATCAGCTAATGTGACAGACAGACGTCTGCTTTAACTTACAGTATTTAATGGAACTCCATTACTTACTCAGCTTTAAACTCAAACTCAATGTCTTGCATACATTGTTGACTGTGGATTGTCTCCGAAAGGGGGACAAGCACTGACCTGTGAGGGGACATTCTTGGGGGGCTCAATCCGAATGGTAGGATCCCATTCCCCAGGGGGCAAGACAGTCACCTGATCCAGGAACTCGTCTATTCCAGAGAGTAGGTCGGTTCGATCTTTGGCCTTGTATGCCACATCATGGAAAATCTAGATCATAAATGGTGATAGGAGTTATTTCTTTAGCTATATACTAAGCTGTTCACTGCAATGTCCAAATTACTTTCACCTTCAAAAAGATGAGTCTGAATCAAAGAATTAATCATTCATTTTCAATTAACAACTGAAGAGCCTCtttatatgggcatgcagtgcagaagttagcgctcttgcctcgcGGCCAGAAAATCCCCAGTTTGGCGAAACGTGCATTGAATTTCTCTTGGTACTCCCACAGTCCCTAAAAACTTAATTACAATTTAATTGGTAATTCTAAATTGCTCGAAGGTATgaatgtttgcttttgtttgccTTGTAATGAAAAAGACACCCTTAAAACATCACATCGAAAGAGACTTGCTACACTCCTGTCATTTGAAATAACTGTAATTGCTAAACTGTGAATGTGTAAACAGGTACTG
Proteins encoded in this window:
- the LOC115380924 gene encoding sodium bicarbonate cotransporter 3-like isoform X2; this encodes MDDQGEGEHVLSGLDEEAIVDHGKTSFTTHSNYERDELESHRAVYVGVHVPLGRESKRRHRHRGHRHHRKKKEKDSDEGKEDGRESPTYDTPSQRVQFILGTEDDDLEHVPHDLFTELDELSFRDGSATEWRETARWLKFEEDVEDGGERWSKPYVATLSLHSLFELRSCILNGTVMLDMRANSIEEIADMVIDSMVASGQLKEDLRNKVREAMLKKHHHQNERKLSNRIPLVRSIADIGKKHSDPLLLERNGEGLSSSRLSLQKTGAGPTVSNLPQRQESRVSVLLNQLLPSSSSNSGLAPGSSPLSTPQNTPSSFRRSSHSPSRSHGSGPGPQGIPEVVVSPPEDDDPSNSAEEEAASPQRGQQASLASQNIELLPLEGPLVSQNSVPNNLDGNKAERRPSKVGVSRESSSVDFSKVDMNFMKKIPPGAEASNVLVGEVDFLEKPIIAFVRLSPAVLITGLTEVPVPTRFLFLLLGPHGKGPQYHEIGRSMATLMTDEIFHDVAYKAKDRTDLLSGIDEFLDQVTVLPPGEWDPTIRIEPPKNVPSQMKRKRPSQPNGTTSPAGELEKEDDHHVGPELQRTGRIFGGLIMDIKRKAPFYWSDIRDSLSLQCLASILFLYCACMSPVITFGGLLGEATKGNISAIESLFGASLTGVAYSLFAGQPLTILGSTGPVLVFEKILFKFCRDYHLSYLSLRTSIGLWTAFLCLVLVATDASSLVCYITRFTEEAFAALICIIFIYEALEKLFHLGEHYPINMHNNLDNLTLYSCQCSPPANVSTKLLQHWNRTGYSEDSIPWSDLNVSMCKVLQGEFVGSACGHHGPYIPDVLFWSIILFFTTFFLSSFLKQFKTERYFPTKVRSTISDFAVFITIMIMVLVDYLMGIPSPKLNVPDRFEPTSKHRGWLIDPLGENPWWTLLVAALPALLCTILIFMDQQITAVIINRKEHKLKKGCGYHLDLLVVSVMLGVCSIMGLPWFVAATVLSISHVNSLKVESGCSAPGEQPKFLGIREQRVTGFMIFVLMGCSVFMTSALKFIPMPVLYGVFLYMGVSSLKGIQFFDRIKLFGMPAKHQPDLIYLRYVPLWKVHIFTLVQLTCLVLLWIIKASAAAVVFPMMVLALVFVRKLLDLIFTKRELSWLDDLMPESKKKKEDDNKIKAREKLEEESRLQEEEEEMGLKVDFEASNRLDIPVKTLSGRSYRIGVVTHSLPVEDEVAGPESDPLVVNISDEMAKTAVWKAVNSSAESCVQPVKSSGSQEKVACVRVDISPDTPGKSSTAETFL
- the LOC115380924 gene encoding sodium bicarbonate cotransporter 3-like isoform X6, with translation MDEPLEQMRPLLRTGLDEEAIVDHGKTSFTTHSNYERDELESHRAVYVGVHVPLGRESKRRHRHRGHRHHRKKKEKDSDEGKEDGRESPTYDTPSQRVQFILGTEDDDLEHVPHDLFTELDELSFRDGSATEWRETARWLKFEEDVEDGGERWSKPYVATLSLHSLFELRSCILNGTVMLDMRANSIEEIADMVIDSMVASGQLKEDLRNKVREAMLKKHHHQNERKLSNRIPLVRSIADIGKKHSDPLLLERNGEGLSSSRLSLQKTGAGPTVSNLPQRQESRVSVLLNQLLPSSSSNSGLAPGSSPLSTPQNTPSSFRRSSHSPSRSHGSGPGPQGIPEVVVSPPEDDDPSNSAEEEAASPQRGQQASLASQNIELLPLEGPLVSQNSVPNNLDGNKAERRPSKVGVSRESSSVDFSKVDMNFMKKIPPGAEASNVLVGEVDFLEKPIIAFVRLSPAVLITGLTEVPVPTRFLFLLLGPHGKGPQYHEIGRSMATLMTDEIFHDVAYKAKDRTDLLSGIDEFLDQVTVLPPGEWDPTIRIEPPKNVPSQMKRKRPSQPNGTTSPAGELEKEDDHHVGPELQRTGRIFGGLIMDIKRKAPFYWSDIRDSLSLQCLASILFLYCACMSPVITFGGLLGEATKGNISAIESLFGASLTGVAYSLFAGQPLTILGSTGPVLVFEKILFKFCRDYHLSYLSLRTSIGLWTAFLCLVLVATDASSLVCYITRFTEEAFAALICIIFIYEALEKLFHLGEHYPINMHNNLDNLTLYSCQCSPPANVSTKLLQHWNRTGYSEDSIPWSDLNVSMCKVLQGEFVGSACGHHGPYIPDVLFWSIILFFTTFFLSSFLKQFKTERYFPTKVRSTISDFAVFITIMIMVLVDYLMGIPSPKLNVPDRFEPTSKHRGWLIDPLGENPWWTLLVAALPALLCTILIFMDQQITAVIINRKEHKLKKGCGYHLDLLVVSVMLGVCSIMGLPWFVAATVLSISHVNSLKVESGCSAPGEQPKFLGIREQRVTGFMIFVLMGCSVFMTSALKFIPMPVLYGVFLYMGVSSLKGIQFFDRIKLFGMPAKHQPDLIYLRYVPLWKVHIFTLVQLTCLVLLWIIKASAAAVVFPMMVLALVFVRKLLDLIFTKRELSWLDDLMPESKKKKEDDNKIKAREKLEEESRLQEEEEEMGLKVDFEASNRLDIPVKTLSGSQEKVACVRVDISPDTPGKSSTAETFL
- the LOC115380924 gene encoding sodium bicarbonate cotransporter 3-like isoform X1, with the protein product MDEPLEQMRPLLRTGLDEEAIVDHGKTSFTTHSNYERDELESHRAVYVGVHVPLGRESKRRHRHRGHRHHRKKKEKDSDEGKEDGRESPTYDTPSQRVQFILGTEDDDLEHVPHDLFTELDELSFRDGSATEWRETARWLKFEEDVEDGGERWSKPYVATLSLHSLFELRSCILNGTVMLDMRANSIEEIADMVIDSMVASGQLKEDLRNKVREAMLKKHHHQNERKLSNRIPLVRSIADIGKKHSDPLLLERNGEGLSSSRLSLQKTGAGPTVSNLPQRQESRVSVLLNQLLPSSSSNSGLAPGSSPLSTPQNTPSSFRRSSHSPSRSHGSGPGPQGIPEVVVSPPEDDDPSNSAEEEAASPQRGQQASLASQNIELLPLEGPLVSQNSVPNNLDGNKAERRPSKVGVSRESSSVDFSKVDMNFMKKIPPGAEASNVLVGEVDFLEKPIIAFVRLSPAVLITGLTEVPVPTRFLFLLLGPHGKGPQYHEIGRSMATLMTDEIFHDVAYKAKDRTDLLSGIDEFLDQVTVLPPGEWDPTIRIEPPKNVPSQMKRKRPSQPNGTTSPAGELEKEDDHHVGPELQRTGRIFGGLIMDIKRKAPFYWSDIRDSLSLQCLASILFLYCACMSPVITFGGLLGEATKGNISAIESLFGASLTGVAYSLFAGQPLTILGSTGPVLVFEKILFKFCRDYHLSYLSLRTSIGLWTAFLCLVLVATDASSLVCYITRFTEEAFAALICIIFIYEALEKLFHLGEHYPINMHNNLDNLTLYSCQCSPPANVSTKLLQHWNRTGYSEDSIPWSDLNVSMCKVLQGEFVGSACGHHGPYIPDVLFWSIILFFTTFFLSSFLKQFKTERYFPTKVRSTISDFAVFITIMIMVLVDYLMGIPSPKLNVPDRFEPTSKHRGWLIDPLGENPWWTLLVAALPALLCTILIFMDQQITAVIINRKEHKLKKGCGYHLDLLVVSVMLGVCSIMGLPWFVAATVLSISHVNSLKVESGCSAPGEQPKFLGIREQRVTGFMIFVLMGCSVFMTSALKFIPMPVLYGVFLYMGVSSLKGIQFFDRIKLFGMPAKHQPDLIYLRYVPLWKVHIFTLVQLTCLVLLWIIKASAAAVVFPMMVLALVFVRKLLDLIFTKRELSWLDDLMPESKKKKEDDNKIKAREKLEEESRLQEEEEEMGLKVDFEASNRLDIPVKTLSGRSYRIGVVTHSLPVEDEVAGPESDPLVVNISDEMAKTAVWKAVNSSAESCVQPVKSSGSQEKVACVRVDISPDTPGKSSTAETFL